The Salvia miltiorrhiza cultivar Shanhuang (shh) chromosome 1, IMPLAD_Smil_shh, whole genome shotgun sequence genome has a window encoding:
- the LOC131005083 gene encoding uncharacterized protein LOC131005083, whose translation MAAITKRLLHLRPTFHSYTRPYPYPLRHFSSSSDRDDDDSQSEQSRTRSSVSSSLNDVRASLQNRPPLDRLQPPRGGLPQNPALARDMLAEFRSRSAPPPPSSGKYSSFHELFEKNHKPKGENSDAGSSIDFGGANHSFDSFRERSSKLNLPGAADSGRRPVDFGSVSNLTKDLKMKVDPNGKLAAGSGGSISRFWQKDFKGKGGGVGNRTEYGKYHEQLELGKRLQAMRPEKRKGKWFSLQEMGDRLAKLKEAKKQETGKFPSGVQNALADSLSKLTEDSKENEKKVPQATMGVLSSMGAALEEKVAGPPKDHLIEKYFHPDNMSSAEKLKLELQKVRDEFKMSESDCGSARVQVAQLTTKIKHLSSVLHKKDKHSTRGLLAMVQRRKKLLKYLRRTDWDSYCLVLSKLGLRDNPDVKA comes from the exons ATGGCGGCGATAACCAAACGCCTCCTCCATCTCCGCCCCACCTTCCACTCCTACACTCGCCCTTATCCTTACCCCCTCCGccacttctcatcctcatccgATCGCGACGACGACGATTCTCAATCCGAACAATCGCGAACGCGTTCTTCAGTCTCCTCGAGCCTCAACGATGTCAGAGCCAGCCTCCAAAACCGACCGCCGTTGGACCGCCTCCAGCCTCCTCGTGGTGGTCTGCCTCAGAACCCGGCGCTGGCTCGTGACATGCTCGCGGAGTTCCGCTCCCGCTCCGCGCCGCCACCGCCTTCCAGCGGTAAATACTCCTCATTTCATGAGCTTTTCGAGAAGAACCACAAACCCAAGGGCGAGAACTCCGACGCTGGGTCTAGTATCGATTTTGGTGGCGCAAACCACTCATTCGACTCCTTTCGCGAAAGATCGAGTAAGCTCAACCTGCCTGGAGCCGCGGATTCTGGAAGGAGGCCCGTTGATTTTGGGTCGGTTTCGAACCTTACAAAAGATTTGAAGATGAAAGTTGATCCGAATGGCAAGCTCGCTGCGGGAAGTGGGGGTTCGATTTCACGCTTTTGGCAGAAGGACTTCAAGGGAAAAGGGGGCGGCGTGGGAAATAGGACGGAGTATGGGAAGTATCATGAGCAGTTGGAATTGGGAAAGAGGCTACAGGCGATGAGACCAGAGAAGCGGAAAGGGAAGTGGTTTTCGTTGCAGGAAATGGGCGACAGGCTTGCTAAGCTCAAGGAGGCTAAGAAACAGGAGACTGGAAAATTCCCGTCTGGAGTCCAAAATGCACTTGCAGATAGTCTTTCTAAATTGACTGAGGACAGTaaagaaaatgagaagaaaGTGCCGCAGG CGACCATGGGTGTTTTGAGTTCCATGGGTGCGGCCCTAGAAGAGAAGGTAGCAGGACCCCCAAAAGATCATTTAATTGAGAAG TATTTTCATCCTGACAATATGTCATCTGCTGAGAAACTGAAGTTGGAGCTTCAAAAAGTAAGAGATGAATTTAAAATGTCGGAGTCAGATTGTGGTTCTGCTCGTGTTCAAG TTGCTCAATTGACAACAAAGATTAAACATCTGTCAAGTGTTTTACATAAAAAG GATAAGCATTCTACAAGGGGCCTTCTAGCAATGGTTCAAAGGAGGAAGAAGCTGTTGAAATATCTCAGACGGACTGATTGGGACTCCTACTGCCTTGTTCTTTCGAAGCTTGGTCTCCGTGATAACCCTGATGTTAAAGCCTAG